A section of the Streptomyces sp. NBC_01363 genome encodes:
- the rpsO gene encoding 30S ribosomal protein S15 produces the protein MPLDAATKKQIMSEFAQKEGDTGSPEVQVAMLSRRISDLTEHLKTHKHDHHSRRGLLILVGQRRRLLQYLAKKDIQRFRALVDRLGIRRGAAGGAK, from the coding sequence GTGCCGCTCGACGCCGCTACGAAGAAGCAGATCATGTCCGAGTTCGCCCAGAAGGAGGGTGACACCGGATCCCCCGAGGTTCAGGTCGCGATGCTCTCCCGCCGGATCTCGGACCTGACGGAGCACCTCAAGACGCACAAGCACGACCACCACTCCCGTCGTGGTCTGCTGATCCTGGTCGGCCAGCGTCGCCGCCTCCTTCAGTACCTGGCCAAGAAGGACATCCAGCGCTTCCGTGCGCTGGTCGACCGCCTCGGCATCCGCCGCGGTGCGGCCGGCGGCGCCAAGTAG